One segment of Urocitellus parryii isolate mUroPar1 chromosome 5, mUroPar1.hap1, whole genome shotgun sequence DNA contains the following:
- the Cimap1b gene encoding ciliary microtubule associated protein 1B isoform X1 has translation MGSDCWVGPWRPHRPRGPIAALYRGPGPKYKLPPNTGSRGRRRGGRGHGGRVGAGEVDRAGRGRGAARLMLGRSAGYILHDPSRPRAPAYTFGARFPTQQSTCGPGPSHLVPSRMTVRGPDSAPAYSICGRLRHSAPFRTPGPGRYFPERAGNATYPSAPRHTIASRNWGVHAEPQSPGPGAYTVPSLLGPRVIGKVSAPTYSIYGRTRVGSCFEDLSKTPGPCAYHVVNPGVYKTRAPQFTMLARTSFPQDSTLKPGPAAYNVDQHRKPRGWTFGIRHSDYLAPMVTNVDD, from the exons ATGGGCTCGGACTGCTGGGTGGGCCCTTGGCGGCCACACCGGCCCCGTGGCCCCATCGCGGCGCTCTATAGAGGACCCGGGCCCAAATACAAGCTGCCGCCGAACACCGGTAGCAGGGGCCGGCGCCGGGGAGGGCGAGGG CACGGGGGCAGAGTCGGTGCAGGGGAGGTTGACCGTGCTGGGAGAGGGCGGGGGGCGGCCCGGTTGATGCTGGGACGTTCCGCAGGCTACATCCTGCACGACCCCTCGCGGCCCCGCGCCCCCGCCTACACCTTCGGTGCGCGCTTCCCCACGCAGCAGTCAACCTGCGGCCCCGGGCCCAGCCACCTGGTGCCCTCCCGCATGACCGTGCGCGGCCCGGACAGCGCCCCCGCCTACTCCATCTGTGGCCGCCTGCGGCACTCTGCGCCCTTCCGCACTCCCGGACCGG GGAGGTATTTCCCAGAACGAGCCGGGAATGCGACGTACCCCAGTGCGCCTCGACATACCATTGCTTCCCGAAACTGGGGGGTCCACGCGGAGCCGCAGAGTCCAG GTCCCGGCGCCTACACGGTGCCCTCGCTCTTGGGCCCGCGCGTCATCGGCAAAGTCTCGGCCCCAACTTATTCCATCTACGGCCGCACCAGAGTGGGCAGCTGCTTTGAAGACCTCAGCAAG ACGCCGGGCCCCTGCGCCTACCACGTGGTGAACCCCGGGGTCTACAAGACCCGGGCCCCCCAGTTCACGATGCTGGCACGGACTTCGTTCCCCCAAGACAGCACCCTGAAGCCCGGACCCGCAGCCTACAACGTGGACCAG CACCGGAAGCCTCGCGGCTGGACCTTCGGGATCCGGCATTCGGACTACCTGGCCCCAATGGTGACCAACGTGGACGACTGA
- the Cimap1b gene encoding ciliary microtubule associated protein 1B isoform X2: MGSDCWVGPWRPHRPRGPIAALYRGPGPKYKLPPNTGYILHDPSRPRAPAYTFGARFPTQQSTCGPGPSHLVPSRMTVRGPDSAPAYSICGRLRHSAPFRTPGPGRYFPERAGNATYPSAPRHTIASRNWGVHAEPQSPGPGAYTVPSLLGPRVIGKVSAPTYSIYGRTRVGSCFEDLSKTPGPCAYHVVNPGVYKTRAPQFTMLARTSFPQDSTLKPGPAAYNVDQVVWSSGSRHRKPRGWTFGIRHSDYLAPMVTNVDD; the protein is encoded by the exons ATGGGCTCGGACTGCTGGGTGGGCCCTTGGCGGCCACACCGGCCCCGTGGCCCCATCGCGGCGCTCTATAGAGGACCCGGGCCCAAATACAAGCTGCCGCCGAACACCG GCTACATCCTGCACGACCCCTCGCGGCCCCGCGCCCCCGCCTACACCTTCGGTGCGCGCTTCCCCACGCAGCAGTCAACCTGCGGCCCCGGGCCCAGCCACCTGGTGCCCTCCCGCATGACCGTGCGCGGCCCGGACAGCGCCCCCGCCTACTCCATCTGTGGCCGCCTGCGGCACTCTGCGCCCTTCCGCACTCCCGGACCGG GGAGGTATTTCCCAGAACGAGCCGGGAATGCGACGTACCCCAGTGCGCCTCGACATACCATTGCTTCCCGAAACTGGGGGGTCCACGCGGAGCCGCAGAGTCCAG GTCCCGGCGCCTACACGGTGCCCTCGCTCTTGGGCCCGCGCGTCATCGGCAAAGTCTCGGCCCCAACTTATTCCATCTACGGCCGCACCAGAGTGGGCAGCTGCTTTGAAGACCTCAGCAAG ACGCCGGGCCCCTGCGCCTACCACGTGGTGAACCCCGGGGTCTACAAGACCCGGGCCCCCCAGTTCACGATGCTGGCACGGACTTCGTTCCCCCAAGACAGCACCCTGAAGCCCGGACCCGCAGCCTACAACGTGGACCAGGTGGTCTGGAGTTCAGGGTCAAGG CACCGGAAGCCTCGCGGCTGGACCTTCGGGATCCGGCATTCGGACTACCTGGCCCCAATGGTGACCAACGTGGACGACTGA
- the Cimap1b gene encoding ciliary microtubule associated protein 1B isoform X4, translating to MGSDCWVGPWRPHRPRGPIAALYRGPGPKYKLPPNTGRYFPERAGNATYPSAPRHTIASRNWGVHAEPQSPGPGAYTVPSLLGPRVIGKVSAPTYSIYGRTRVGSCFEDLSKTPGPCAYHVVNPGVYKTRAPQFTMLARTSFPQDSTLKPGPAAYNVDQHRKPRGWTFGIRHSDYLAPMVTNVDD from the exons ATGGGCTCGGACTGCTGGGTGGGCCCTTGGCGGCCACACCGGCCCCGTGGCCCCATCGCGGCGCTCTATAGAGGACCCGGGCCCAAATACAAGCTGCCGCCGAACACCG GGAGGTATTTCCCAGAACGAGCCGGGAATGCGACGTACCCCAGTGCGCCTCGACATACCATTGCTTCCCGAAACTGGGGGGTCCACGCGGAGCCGCAGAGTCCAG GTCCCGGCGCCTACACGGTGCCCTCGCTCTTGGGCCCGCGCGTCATCGGCAAAGTCTCGGCCCCAACTTATTCCATCTACGGCCGCACCAGAGTGGGCAGCTGCTTTGAAGACCTCAGCAAG ACGCCGGGCCCCTGCGCCTACCACGTGGTGAACCCCGGGGTCTACAAGACCCGGGCCCCCCAGTTCACGATGCTGGCACGGACTTCGTTCCCCCAAGACAGCACCCTGAAGCCCGGACCCGCAGCCTACAACGTGGACCAG CACCGGAAGCCTCGCGGCTGGACCTTCGGGATCCGGCATTCGGACTACCTGGCCCCAATGGTGACCAACGTGGACGACTGA
- the Cimap1b gene encoding ciliary microtubule associated protein 1B isoform X3, which produces MGSDCWVGPWRPHRPRGPIAALYRGPGPKYKLPPNTGYILHDPSRPRAPAYTFGARFPTQQSTCGPGPSHLVPSRMTVRGPDSAPAYSICGRLRHSAPFRTPGPGRYFPERAGNATYPSAPRHTIASRNWGVHAEPQSPGPGAYTVPSLLGPRVIGKVSAPTYSIYGRTRVGSCFEDLSKTPGPCAYHVVNPGVYKTRAPQFTMLARTSFPQDSTLKPGPAAYNVDQHRKPRGWTFGIRHSDYLAPMVTNVDD; this is translated from the exons ATGGGCTCGGACTGCTGGGTGGGCCCTTGGCGGCCACACCGGCCCCGTGGCCCCATCGCGGCGCTCTATAGAGGACCCGGGCCCAAATACAAGCTGCCGCCGAACACCG GCTACATCCTGCACGACCCCTCGCGGCCCCGCGCCCCCGCCTACACCTTCGGTGCGCGCTTCCCCACGCAGCAGTCAACCTGCGGCCCCGGGCCCAGCCACCTGGTGCCCTCCCGCATGACCGTGCGCGGCCCGGACAGCGCCCCCGCCTACTCCATCTGTGGCCGCCTGCGGCACTCTGCGCCCTTCCGCACTCCCGGACCGG GGAGGTATTTCCCAGAACGAGCCGGGAATGCGACGTACCCCAGTGCGCCTCGACATACCATTGCTTCCCGAAACTGGGGGGTCCACGCGGAGCCGCAGAGTCCAG GTCCCGGCGCCTACACGGTGCCCTCGCTCTTGGGCCCGCGCGTCATCGGCAAAGTCTCGGCCCCAACTTATTCCATCTACGGCCGCACCAGAGTGGGCAGCTGCTTTGAAGACCTCAGCAAG ACGCCGGGCCCCTGCGCCTACCACGTGGTGAACCCCGGGGTCTACAAGACCCGGGCCCCCCAGTTCACGATGCTGGCACGGACTTCGTTCCCCCAAGACAGCACCCTGAAGCCCGGACCCGCAGCCTACAACGTGGACCAG CACCGGAAGCCTCGCGGCTGGACCTTCGGGATCCGGCATTCGGACTACCTGGCCCCAATGGTGACCAACGTGGACGACTGA